Part of the Erwinia amylovora genome is shown below.
CAGGCCAACGGCTTCACCAAGCCGCAGCCAGGCTTCGATACCGCCCTCGCTGTCGCCCTGGCCATCATGGTCGAGAATACGCTGTACCCATTTACGCCGGGTTAACGCATCCCGGCAGTTCGCCATAATCGCGGCGTCTTTCAAAGGAATACGGGTCTGGTAATAATAGCGGTTCGCCACCCAGCCCTGGATCTGCTCACGCGTAGCCTCGCCGTTATGCATAGCGATATGGTACGGGTGATGAATATGGTAGTAAGCGCCGCGAGCGCGCAGCGCCTGTTCAAACTGTTGTGGAGTCATCAATGCCGGTTGGGTCATAGTTCTATGCTCATGCCGTCGTAGCTGACCTCGATGCCGCGTGCGCTCAACGCCAGACGCTCGGCGGAGGATTCATCAAGGATCGGATTAGTATTATTAATATGGATCAGGATCTTGCGCGGTGCGGGCAGATCGCCCAGTAGCGCCATCAGCCCGCGATCTTCATCCAGCGCCAGGTGGCCCATATCGCGGCCGGTGTTGCGCCCAACGCCGGTATTTGCCAGCTCGTTGTCCTGCCACAGCGTACCGTCAACCAGCAGGCAGTCGGCCTGCGACATCAAATCCAACAGCTGCGCATCTGGTTCGCCCAAACCGGGGGCATACAGCAGTTTGCTGCCGCTGGCGGTATTTTCGATCATCAGCGCGATATTGTGTCCGGGAAGCGGACGCCCGCGATACGGTGAGTAAGGTGGGGCGTTGCTGAGGATGGGAATAGCAGTAAACCGCAACGCCGGACACACCGCGACGGAAAAAGGCTGCGCGAGCTGAATAGCATGATGCACCAGTCCACCGTTCCAGTGTTGCAGCATGGTGAAGATCGGAAAACCACTGGTCAGATCCGCGTGCACCTCTGCTGTGCACCACACATGATGTGGGCAACCTTCTCGCAGATTCAGCAAGCCGGTGCAGTGATCGATCTGACTGTCGGTAAGAATGATGGAGCCAATTCCCGAACCGCGCAGCTTACCCTGTGGATGAAGTTCGGGGTTGGCAGCAATCTGATGACAGATATCGGGCGAGGCGTTGCAAAGCACCCAGTCGCTGCCGTTATCGCTGACCGCGATGGAAGACTGGGTGCGGGCCGTGGCGCGGATGCTACCGTTACGCACGCCCTGGCAATTAGGGCAATAGCAGTTCCATTGCGGAAAACCGCCGCCGGCCGCAG
Proteins encoded:
- the pqqB gene encoding pyrroloquinoline quinone biosynthesis protein PqqB, which translates into the protein MKIKVLGSAAGGGFPQWNCYCPNCQGVRNGSIRATARTQSSIAVSDNGSDWVLCNASPDICHQIAANPELHPQGKLRGSGIGSIILTDSQIDHCTGLLNLREGCPHHVWCTAEVHADLTSGFPIFTMLQHWNGGLVHHAIQLAQPFSVAVCPALRFTAIPILSNAPPYSPYRGRPLPGHNIALMIENTASGSKLLYAPGLGEPDAQLLDLMSQADCLLVDGTLWQDNELANTGVGRNTGRDMGHLALDEDRGLMALLGDLPAPRKILIHINNTNPILDESSAERLALSARGIEVSYDGMSIEL